GTATCCTCATGTATATCCCTGCTAAATAATTTTACATTCCATATGACAACTATAATTTCTGCTGCAAATCCTATGGCCATATTTAAGGCTAATATTGATGCTGAATTCCAAACATTTACTCTAGTAAACAATGCTACATTTAAGATTACTATAGCAGATATCATAATCAAAAAATCTTTAAAATATCCTTGAAGGTCATATTTTACTAACTTAAACATTACTTAAATACCTCCCTGTATATTTCATCTATTGACATTTTTTTCTCATTTCTAAGTTCTTCTGCATTTCCAAAGAGTACTATTTTTCCTTCAGATATAAAAGCCACATCGTCAAACAATCTCTCAATATCGCTAACAAGATGTGTGGTTATAAGCACAGAACTGTTTTCCGTATAATTTTCAAGTATTGCATCTAGTATTTTCTCTCTAGTTGTAGGATCGACTCCACCTAAAGGTTCATCTAGTATATAAAGTTTTGCCTTTCTTGAAAGTACTAAACTTAAATATAATTTCTCGCTCATTCCCTTTGATAAAGTCTTAACTTTACTATCTGGATCCAAATTCATAAACTTTAACATGTCCTGAGCTTTATCTTCATCGAAATCTGCGTACATATCTTTAAAAAAGTTAACTGCATCTTCTATCCTCATCCATTTAAAAAGATAATCCTTATCTGGCAAATAGGATACTTCAGCTTTTGTCTTTGTACCAGGCTTATTCCCATTTATAAGTATTTCGCCTGAACTCTGCCTTAATATTCCTGCTGCAATCTTCAAAAAAGTAGTTTTGCCACTTCCATTAGGACCTAACAATCCTGTTATTTTTCCTTTTTGGATTTCTAAATTAAGCCCATCTAAAGCTTGTTTTCTAAAATAAATCTTTTTTAAATCTGTGCTCTTAAGCAGCGGTTCCATATCTATTTACCCTCCTGTACTTTTTCTTCTACAATTTTTATTATCTCATCTGAAGAAAATCCTAATTCCTTCATTCCTATTATAAAAC
The genomic region above belongs to Clostridium sp. AWRP and contains:
- a CDS encoding ABC transporter ATP-binding protein; the encoded protein is MEPLLKSTDLKKIYFRKQALDGLNLEIQKGKITGLLGPNGSGKTTFLKIAAGILRQSSGEILINGNKPGTKTKAEVSYLPDKDYLFKWMRIEDAVNFFKDMYADFDEDKAQDMLKFMNLDPDSKVKTLSKGMSEKLYLSLVLSRKAKLYILDEPLGGVDPTTREKILDAILENYTENSSVLITTHLVSDIERLFDDVAFISEGKIVLFGNAEELRNEKKMSIDEIYREVFK